Proteins encoded within one genomic window of Triticum aestivum cultivar Chinese Spring chromosome 2D, IWGSC CS RefSeq v2.1, whole genome shotgun sequence:
- the LOC123050399 gene encoding uncharacterized protein, which yields MALAAAASSVGVASVALVLILIANASPSDASLEGRRALPGREIHLEPIVYPENAQSTVGSSPWRRSAEETPPSPANNSLVLAAKRTRRNDPSANNTMYGGGWNISEMHYWASVGYTGVPLFFLALVWFVGFGVVMLVISCCWCCCCFCRDRSNDYSPASFNASLILLVILTIATIVGCLLLNIGQMAFHTSTINTVDYVVGQGNLTVDNLRNFAGSLAAAKNIGVDQIFLPVEVQRKIDVVEEKLNSSANEFSARIVLNSDKIKNVVDLMQVALMDVGSVMLVLAILGLIFSVLGLQCFVSLLVIAGWVFVTVTLMMAGGFVLLHNVVGDTCVAMDEWVTHPQDHTALDDILPCVDVGTANESMHRSEEVTAQLVALVNNVIVNISNRDFPPGLQPLYFNQSGPKMPVLCNPLKPDMSPRECASGEVDFKTAPGEWKKFQCQAKGPAGKEVCTTVGRVTPAAYNQMTAAASISMGLYEYGPFLMNLQDCTFVRETFTSISVNNCPGLRYFSKTVYHGLILVSASVMVSIVCWMVHTRQRSLRGKQE from the exons ATGGCGCTGGCCGCCGCCGCGTCGTCGGTCGGCGTCGCCTCCGTCGCTCTGGTCTTGATCCTCATCGCCAATGCCTCGCCTTCGGATGCTAGTTTGGAGGGGAGGCGCGCCTTGCCAG GTCGCGAGATTCACCTTGAGCCAATTGTCTACCCAGAAAATGCACAGAGCACGGTGGGCTCATCGCCATGGAGGAGATCGGCGGAGGAGACACCACCGTCGCCGGCGAACAATTCGCTCGTCCTCGCGGCAAAGAGGACCCGCCGGAACGACCCCAGCGCGAACAACACGATGTACGGCGGCGGGTGGAACATCAGCGAGATGCATTACTGGGCT TCCGTGGGCTACACCGGCGTCCCGCTCTTCTTTCTCGCCCTCGTCTGGTTCGTCGGCTTCGGGGTCGTCATGCTCGTCATCTcctgctgctggtgctgctgctgcttctgccgGGACCGGAGCAACGACTACTCGCCCGCCTCCTTCAACGCCTCCCTCATCCTCCTCGTCATCCTCACCATCGCCACCAT CGTGGGGTGCCTGCTGCTGAACATCGGGCAGATGGCGTTCCACACGAGCACGATCAACACGGTGGACTACGTGGTGGGGCAGGGCAACCTGACGGTGGACAACCTGAGGAACTTCGCGGGGAGCCTGGCCGCCGCCAAGAACATCGGCGTGGACCAGATCTTCCTCCCCGTCGAGGTCCAGCGCAAGATCGACGTCGTCGAGGAGAAGCTCAACTCCTCCGCCAACGAGTTCTCCGCCCGCATCGTGCTCAACTCCGACAAGATCAAGAACGTGGTAGACCTGAT GCAGGTAGCCCTGATGGATGTTGGAAGTGTCATGCTTGTCCTTGCCATACTCGGACTCA TATTCTCCGTGTTGGGGCTGCAGTGTTTTGTCTCCCT GCTGGTGATCGCCGGATGGGTGTTCGTCACCGTCACCCTCATGATGGCCGGCGGCTTCGTCCTCCTGCACAA cGTGGTGGGGGACACATGCGTCGCCATGGACGAGTGGGTGACGCACCCGCAGGACCACACGGCGCTGGACGACATCCTCCCCTGCGTGGACGTGGGGACGGCGAACGAGTCCATGCACCGGAGCGAGGAGGTGACGGCGCAGCTGGTGGCGCTCGTCAACAACGTCATCGTCAACATCTCCAACCGGGACTTCCCGCCGGGGCTGCAGCCGCTCTACTTCAACCAGTCGGGGCCCAAGATGCCGGTGCTCTGCAACCCCTTGAAGCCGGACATGAGCCCCCGCGAGTGCGCCTCCGGCGAGGTCGACTTCAAGACGGCGCCGGGGGAGTGGAAGAAGTTCCAGTGCCAGGCCAAGGGCCCCGCCGGGAAGGAGGTGTGCACGACGGTGGGACGGGTGACGCCGGCGGCCTACAACCagatgacggcggcggcgagcaTCAGCATGGGGCTGTACGAGTACGGGCCGTTCCTGATGAACCTCCAGGACTGCACCTTCGTCCGGGAGACCTTCACCTCCATCAGCGTCAACAACTGCCCCGGCCTCCGGTATTTCAGCAAGACCGTCTACCACGGCCTCATCCTCGTGTCCGCCTCCGTCATGGTCTCCATCGTCTGCTGGATGGTGCACACCAGGCAGCGCAGCCTTCGCGGCAAGCAGGAGTGA